From the genome of Nicotiana sylvestris chromosome 2, ASM39365v2, whole genome shotgun sequence, one region includes:
- the LOC138885498 gene encoding uncharacterized protein, producing MYHDLKEVYWWNNMKRYVADFVAKCPNCQQVKAEHQRPGGMLKSIENPLWKFEMINMDFVVGLSRTTRKFDSIWVTVDRLTKLACFLPIKSTDTMEQYAQLYIQEIARMKDDESIQDMHTRFSFIINELHSLGEVIPKNKLVIKILSVLPSSWESKVNAITEAEGLDELTIDELVGNLKTYEMKKKKKKKYYDRREPKTEKNLVLKTDINDSSGEDGDVAYLTRRFQKMVHRNGGIPKRESSRKQKYYDLCHKCAKPRHFIKDFPLLKQNQDKKNFDKAAKRNPVLDKRFKRKNVADNVVKQALASWGNSSSESEEKSDHVKNSMMAVESEVTEYDSIFALMAQSDDDEDDNDDEVNFWILIHNKDALTVELREVEQTGDNLVVVVVDLKETIKNLKKEKDALNEKIANIKHEIDDLMVVVVDLKKTIECVKREKEVVADKITNLEHERDDLLVVVVDLKETIWELKMESRPENSQKGNEVASEAHIKLESGLNSVKSSLCVDLEKNKQLQEELGKVKSDLEKSLKWTWSYDAIAAMYTNKGGNRQRIGFQREKIPYNPHSNYITGTMNRSSLQWFMDSGCTKHMNGSTNAFLSLKSLQGGSVSFGNGKKGYILGVGRIGSGLSVVDDDAKLWHRRLGHASFTLVNKLVRKYLVHGLLKSSFKDHKVCDACVKGKQVRSSFKPKKEVSISRPLDLLHMDLCGPMRLPSRGGKKYIFVIVDDYSRFTWTLFLRTKDETFKVFVAFVKKIQVKMGNKVACIRSDHRIEFDNAKFDELCNKNGINHNFSAPRTPQQKWCCG from the exons atgtatcatgatctcaaagaagtttattggtggaataacatgaaaaggtatgtggcggactttgtggcaaaatgtccgaactgtcagcaagtgaaggctgaACATCAAAGGCCTGGAGGAATGTTAAAAAGCATAGAAAATCCATTGTGGAAATTTgaaatgatcaatatggattttgtggtaggattaTCGCGCACTACGCGCAaatttgactcaatttgggtaaccgtggatcgactcacgaaattAGCATGCTTCTTGCCAATCAAATCTACTGACACAATGGAACAATATGCTCAACTTTATATCCAAGAAATAGCCAG GATGAAAGATGATGAATCCATCCAAGATATGCATACGCGGTTCTCCTTTATCATTAATGAGCTTCACTCTCTTGGTGAAGTCATTCCAAAAAACAAGCTTGTCATAAAAATCCTTAGTGTGCTGCCCAGTTCTTGGGAAAGTAAAGTGAACGCTATTACAGAGGCGGAGGGCTTGGATGAGCTAACCATTGATGAGCTTGTCGGCAATCTGAAAACatatgaaatgaagaagaagaagaagaagaagtactATGATAGAAGAGAGCCCAAGACGGAGAAAAACCTGGTCCTCAAGACAGACATTAATGATTCAAGTGGTGAGGATGGTGATGTGGCTTACTTGACAAGAAGATTCCAGAAGATGGTTCACAGGAATGGAGGCATTCCAAAAAGGGAAAGTTCTCGCAAGCAAAAATATTATGACCTCTGTCATAAATGTGCTAAGCCAAGACACTTCATCAAGGATTTCCCTCTCCTAAAGCAAAATCAGGACAAAAAAAACTTTGACAAAGCAGCCAAGAGGAACCCGGTTCTTGATAAACGCTTCAAGAGAAAGAACGTCGCTGACAATGTTGTAAAGCAAGCTCTTGCATCATGGGGAAACTCCTCCAGCGAATCTGAAGAAAAAAGTGATCATGTTAAAAATTCAATGATGGCAGTGGAAAGTGAAGTAACTGAGTATGATTCAATCTTTGCCTTGATGGCTcagtctgatgatgatgaagatgacaacgatgatgaggtaaatttctggat TCTTATACATAATAAAGATGCTTTAACTGTGGAGTTAAGAGAAGTAGAACAGACCGGAGATAACCTAGTAGTCGTTGTAGTTGATTTAAAGGAAACAATTAAGAACCTGAAGAAAGAGAAGGATGCTTTAAATGAAAAAATTGCAAATATAAAACATGAAATAGATGATCTAATGGTTGTTGTGGTAGACCTAAAAAAGACCATTGAGTGtgtaaaaagggaaaaagaagtcgTAGCTGACAAAATTACTAACCTTgagcatgagagagatgacctatTAGTAGTGGTAGTGGACTTGAAGGAAACAATTTGGGAACTTAAAATGGAGAGTAGGCCTGAAAATTCTCAAAAAGGAAACGAAGTTGCAAGTGAGgcacacattaagcttgaaagTGGGTTAAATTCAGTGAAGTCTAGTCTGTGTGTTGACcttgagaaaaacaaacaacttcaggAAGAACTAGGCAAAGTGAAGAGTGATCTTGAAAAGTCACTAAAATGGACCTGGTCCTATGATGCTATCGCTGCTATGTACACCAACAAAGGGGGAAACAGGCAGAGgattgggtttcaaagggaaAAGATTCCCTATAACCCTCATAGCAATTACATTACT GGAACAATGAACAGAAGCAGCctacaatggttcatggatagtggctgcACAAAGCATATGAATGGAAGTACAAATGCTTTTCTTTCACTTAAgtccctgcaaggagggagtgtatcctttggaaatggaaaGAAAGGATACATTCTAGGAGTTGGAAGGATTGGGAG CGGTCTAAGTGTCGTAGATGATGATGCTAAACTATGGCATAGGAGGCTGGGTCACGCAAGCTTCACATTGGTGAACAAATTGGTTAGGAAGTACCTGGTTCATGGTCTGCTCAAGTCAAGCTTCAAGGATCACAAAgtgtgtgatgcatgtgtaaAAGGCAAGCAAGTCAGATCCTCATTCAAGCCCAAAAAGGAAGTTAGTATCTCAAGGCCACTTGATCTCCTTCACatggatctatgtggacctatgaggCTGCCAAGCAGAGGAGGAAAGAAGTACATCTTTGTGATAGttgatgactactccagattcacctGGACCCTGTTTCTCAGAACCAAGGATGAAACCTTTAAAGTGTTTGTTGCTTTTGTCAAGAAAATCCAAGTGAAGATGGGTAATAAGGTAGCCTGCATCAGGTCTGATCATAGGATAGAgtttgacaatgccaaatttgatgagttatgtaataaaaatGGTATCAATCACAATTTCTCAGCTCCAAGAACACCTCAACAAAAATGGTGTTGTGGATAG
- the LOC104248996 gene encoding uncharacterized protein has translation MAEVVLYVYDMNKSGGHDAHNFAVVQMNNLLKDGINFGGLFHTAVQIYGNDEWAYGHTNKGSGVFSCPAGKNPSYTLREKIIMGRTHGSPSKVNKILKELIDSWPGNKYNFVSRNSKHFSNELLERLGVPKLPGWVNRVSNIADAAKDAAGTLLKAKDEALKLVWNPIDFAFGSGSKNKSSSTKSVKATPCEFNIININYFTENFTVSAPVVQNEDDDEHVNHQLPEIKAIEEPPAIQIVEEPDEYDEPVIHKDDEKSLVIESDDESTTVVRKDEEPSTVIHTDDKRVPMHA, from the coding sequence ATGGCTGAAGTAGTCCTCTATGTGTATGACATGAACAAAAGTGGTGGGCACGACGCTCACAACTTCGCCGTAgtccaaatgaacaatctccTCAAAGATGGCATCAATTTCGGCGGCCTCTTCCACACCGCCGTCCAAATTTACGGCAACGACGAATGGGCTTACGGCCACACCAACAAAGGCAGCGGCGTTTTCAGTTGCCCCGCTGGTAAAAACCCTAGCTACACCCTTCGCGAGAAAATTATAATGGGCAGAACACATGGTTCTCCTTCAAAAGTAAACAAAATTTTAAAGGAGCTCATTGACTCGTGGCCTGGCAACAAGTACAACTTCGTGTCAAGAAACTCGAAGCATTTCAGCAACGAGTTGTTAGAAAGACTTGGGGTCCCTAAGCTTCCCGGTTGGGTTAACAGGGTTAGTAACATAGCAGATGCTGCAAAGGATGCAGCAGGTACTCTGCTTAAAGCTAAAGACGAAGCATTAAAACTTGTATGGAATCCTATTGATTTCGCTTTCGGGAGTGGCTCTAAGAACAAATCCAGTAGTACTAAATCAGTAAAAGCTACTCCTTGTGAATTTAATATAATCAACATCAACTATTTCACTGAAAACTTCACAGTTTCAGCTCCTGTTGTACAAAATGAAGATGACGATGAACATGTCAACCACCAGCTGCCTGAAATCAAAGCCATTGAAGAGCCTCCTGCTATCCAAATAGTTGAAGAGCCAGATGAATATGATGAACCTGTTATCCACAAAGATGATGAGAAGTCCCTTGTTATAGAGAGCGACGACGAGAGTACTACTGTTGTCCGCAAAGATGAGGAGCCTAGTACTGTTATTCACACTGACGACAAGCGCGTGCCCATGCATGCCTGA